CTTGTCAAAGCTCATCAGTCATGGCCTGAGCTCGCTAATTACGCTGAGCAATTACAAGCGCACTACCCTATTGCTGTACCAGAATGTCACCGCATCGTGCTCGCTGACGGCGCGATCACGCTGGATCTCTGGTTTGGTGACATTAAAGATTGCATGCCTTTAGTTCCGACTCCAAGTGAAGGTGTGGTTGATTGCTGGTTCTTAGATGGATTTGCGCCAAGCAAAAACCCTGAGATGTGGAACCAAGAGCTGTTCAACAACATGGTCAAATTAGCCAAACAAGATTGCACCTGCGCGACGTTTACCGCTGCGGGTTTTGTTCGTCGCGGTCTTATCGAAGCCGGCTTCGATATGAAAAAAGCAAAAGGTTTCGGTACTAAGCGAGACATGATTGTTGGCCATATCGCAAACAAAGCACCTTTCTCAAACTACGATGCTCTTTACTATCGTGACGCAAACTCGAATCCTAAGCTCGTCGCCATTGTCGGTGGTGGCATTGCCAGCGCAACCCTTGTTGCTTCTCTGGCTCAACGCGGTATCAAGACCACGCTCTATTGTAAAGATAATGAGCCAGCGCAAGGTGCATCAGGTAACCGACAAGGTGCTGTCTATCCGCTCCTAAATGGCGAACATCAGGGCGTATCTCGCGTCTTTGCTCCCGCTTTCCTGTATGCGAGACAATTTGCTGAACAGGCAGCAACACGTTTTGACTTCGACCATGATTGGTGCGGGGTGACACAACTGATGTGGGATGAAAAATCAGAGAAAAAACTGGAAAGAATGCTCTCTAGCAACTTTCCAACGGAGCTCATTCAACGATTGGATGCGGCGCAAACCACCGCTGCAATTGGGGTGGAGTCACCGCACGCTAGCGTCAATTATCCATTGGGAGGCTGGCTATGCCCGGCAGAGCTCACCAAGGGTTTAATTGAACATTACATGACCTCTGGGATGCTCTCAGTTCACTTCAACAGCGAAGTAGCATCACTAACGCAGATAGAAGAAGACAAATGGCAAATATTGCTAAGTAACTCTAGTGAGCCACAAACGCAGCACTTTGACGCTGTGATCATCGCTAACGGTCATGAGTTTACGCAAATCGAGCAAACTAAGCCGTTGCATCTTACGGCAGTAAAAGGACAGGTAAGCCACATACCGACCACCAGCGTGCTACAAAAGATTCAATCAGTACTTTGCTACGACGGGTATATGACGCCCCACAATCCAAAGACAATGACTCACTGTATCGGGGCTAGCTACGACAGAAAGAATATTGATACTGATTTTGACGACATCGCCCAACAAGAGAATGGCGATAAACTGAGAGCCTGCATCCCAAGTGTAGATTGGGTCAATGACGTTGACACGAGTGATAACAAAGCGCGCCAAGGCATCAGAACCGTCAGTCGTGACCACTTACCTTTCATGGGACCGGTCACCGATTTTGCCTCGCTCGACAAGAGCTATAGTGACGCGCTATCGAAGCCAGAGAAGCTGCCAAACTACACAGGCCTTTATTGTTTGCTGGGCTTGGGTTCCCGCGGTCTAAGCTCTGCACCTCTTCTCGCTGAAACGCTTGCTTCACAGATATGTGGTGACCCGCTGCCGCTGCCAGTCGACGTTCTGTCTGAGCTGCATCCCTCAAGAGCTTGGATTAAGCGAATGAACAAATCTAAACCACTGAGCGACAGCTAGTCACCATATCAAGCTCCCAAAGCGAGGGACAATGCCCCTCGCTTTCTCCGCCACAAGCCAAACCGTTCAACTCCAACCAGGTTCTACTTGCCTCAAAGCTGAATCAGAGTTCAAAAAATGAGAATCACCAAACAAACCATGTGATTCGGCTCACAATAGTTCGACGCGTGCACTGTTCGCTCCCATAATCCCTCTAACACAGGGAGTGTTTGTATGAAATTGTTTTGGGTGCTTGTCACTTGCTGCTTTTTGGGGAATATCACGTTTGCCTCCACGGAGGGGGAGGAGTCGCGCTCGGCCAACATCCAAGTACTATTCGTCAATCCAGGCTTTTCAGATGAGAGCTTTTGGGGCGATGTAGACAAATATGCCATAGCAGCCGCACAGTCGCTTGATATCCAACTAGAAATTATCCATGGTCAGCGGGACCGCATTCTCACGCAGCAAAAGCTTGCTGAGCGAATGAAAAAAGCACCGGAGCCTGATTTCGTTATCCTAGTGAATGAAAAAGGATCGGGGCAAAACCTTCTCGAGCCAATAGCGCCGCGCGCAAGTCAAGTCACCTTCGCCCTTAATGACTTAACTGCAAGCGAAAAACGCATCATCTACGCAAATCCTAAATATGCACACCGCCTGCTACCTGGGGTATTTCCTAACAACTACAACATCGGTTACCTGAGTGCTCAAAGCTTGTTTTCGAGTGGGGGAAGTGTGCCAGGTGACTTTGTCTTGATATCTGGCGATAAAAACACGCCCGCTTCTATTAACCGTGAAGCGGGAGCCACATCGTTCATTATGCAGGAAGAGCGAGTGTCACTGTCTCAACGAGTTTATGGTGACTGGCAGGAATCCATCGCTTATGAGCAAGCAAAGGTTCTACTAAACCGTCATAAAGACATTCGTTATCTGTGGACAGCTAACGATCACATGGCCTTTGGGGCTATTCGCGCTTTAGAGGATGTGGGTCTAACGGCCGGAAAAGATGTTTTTATTGGTACCATCAATACGTCGGCCGAAGTGTTGAATGCGCTTGCTCAAAAACAAATTGCATCCTTATCTGGAGGGCACTTTACTGCGGTTGGCTTGGCGTTAGTGAAAATCTATCATTATGCCAAGGGAGAGCCTTGGCCTCAGCGCACCAAATACAACCTATTCCAACCGATTATGTATCCTTCAGACTTGTTTGACATCATGAAGCAAAAAGATTGGAGCAGCATCGACTTCAAACGCATCGATATTCGAGCAAACCCCATTAATCCGTTTTCCCCTCAGCTCGGGGAGGCTCAATGAAGTCATTTCCAATCAAAACGCTAAGACACAAAATCATCGCAATCATGCTCGTGGTTACCGGTATGCTGGCTATCGTCAATATCAATATTCAAGCTTATGTTGACTACCAACAAGAACTGGTGGATATCGAAAACAATGCGACCCGGCATGTTCGCTCGCTCAGTCACCCCATTTCAGAAGCTCTTTGGGATCTAGACTTGCGACAACTTGAGCAGCTCATTGTCAGTATTAGTGAAGACAAGTACATTCGAGATATTCGTCTAGATGGCATTGACGGGACTCAAATCAGCTCCAGCGATGATAGCTTTCAATCTAACGACCACCATAGTTATGAACTGAGGTACAACGGGCGATTCTTAGGCATACTCTCCTACCATATTGACGACGCACTCATACAACAAGAAGTCTTGTCGCGCCTCTGGCTAGGGTTGGCACTCAACACCTTAGAAGCGTTAGTGATCATTTTGGTGGTCATCATAATTATATACGTGCTGGTTACTAAGCCATTGAAGGAGCTATACACGCTATCTAAAACTATTAACCCTAAAACCACCCGCAAGCTTGAGCTCCCTGAAAGCCTCACTCAAAGCGATGATGAACTCTCTTATGTTGCCAAGGCACTGCAACAACTCAACAGCACCTCTAGACGCGCCATTGCGGCGCAAAGAAGAACCGAGAGACAGCTTCTCCACCACCAAAATCAGTTAGAACAAAGCATCCAGCTCCAAACGAAAGCCTATAAAACGCAAAGCCAACTTCACCGAATCTTGGCAGACATGTCTTTGAATATTCTGACGTGTAATGAAGAGAGCATGGCGACGGTCATGTATCGAGCGTTTGAACCTATCGGAAGCCTACTTAACATCGACAGACTGAGCGTCCTTGCTGTAGAAGACAACGTAGCAAAGTATCGCTACTCTTGGCGCTCAGATGGCAGTGACAACCCCTACGGCCAAGGTTTCAACATAGATTCAATGACCTTTTTACAACGTCGGTTGCGCTCACTGGAGCCGATCTTAATCAATGACACCGAGACTCTGCGACGAGACGCCGAAAACGAATATCAAATGCTATCTGAACTGAGCATTCAATCTGTTGCCATCTTTCCACTGATTGATGGCAAGTCAATATTTGGCTTATTAGTCGCTTCAAACACTAAAGAACCCTCTCCGTGGAGCGACACACAAAAGACTATTTTGAGTCGATTATCGACGACAGTGAGTGAACTGCACATCCGGATGAGAAACCAAAAAGAGATGACAGCGCTGCAAGATGAACTCATTGAAGCGAATCAGCGTCTGCACATTGCGGCAGAAACCGATGAGTTAACCGGACTTCCTAATCGCCGTCCATTTATGAATGAACTAGAGCATCACGCGAACAGTCTCTACGTAAGCACCATTACCACTATGATGATCGACGTCGACCACTTCAAACAGTACAACGACCTTTACGGTCATGTTCAGGGTGATTTTGCCCTGAGGTATGTCGCCAACGCACTTAAACATATACTCGCACCGTGCGGACACATGGTCGCTCGGATTGGCGGTGAAGAGTTTTGTGCCCTACTTATCAACGTGAGTCACCAAGAAGCGTTAGTCCTCGCCGAGCGAATGCGATTAGAAGTGAGTGATCTAAAAATCCCTCATACAGGCAATGAGCCATTTGGTGTGTTATCCGTGTCTATTGGCGTTTCTCACCAGGTTGTTGACGAGCAAATCGCCACTCAATGGTTATTAGAGAATGCCGATGCTGCTTTGTATAGGGCAAAAGAGAAAGGACGAAACCAGGTTCAATCAGAGCCGTCCGAGAATAAACAGTGAATCACGCTGACTATTTGGTCTACTTTCAATCAACTGGCGCAAAATGGCTAATTTGAATACGACAAACTACTATTATCGAAACCATAAATTATTGCATTTTTTTGACAAAGCGCTGATACGTACACTGCACAATCTCCCGCTTTTTCGTTCCACAAACTCATTTGGTTTACTTATGAAAAAATTACTATTGTTACTGAGTCTTAGCCTTACCGCTGCAGCCCCGACCTTCGCAGAAACTGAGACCGTACCAGTAGGGATAAGACCATGCTGCGCTTTTGGCACCGGTCTTAAAGCGGAATTAGGAAGTGTCCCTGTCCCGTTTTACTCCATCAAAAACGTGCTTAACACCGAAGACGTCAATGCTCATGTGTTCAACGACGGCTCTGCGAGTGTCGTCGGCAGCTTGTTTGGCACGTCTGACGAAGTCAATGGTCTGATTTTCACTAATAAAGGTGGTTTCATCGATACGGCACACGTACGAGACACTGCTGATTTCGCGTTTTACCTCTATCGCTCTCTCAAGCAGCGTGAAGAGAACAGTTACGAAGTAAACCTGACACCAGAACTTCGTGAGCGACGCATCGTATTTGAGAATCTGGATCAGCTAAATAGTGACAATCACGATGAGGCGAAACTCGCGGCACTCATGGCATTCCGACTAGCACAATGGCACGAAATTGCCCAGTGGTTTGGTCTAGTCTCTGTCGGTGGTTTTAAAGAATACCCTTCTGCATTCTCACCGGAAGATTTGTATTCGAACATGCTAGGCGCACTCATCGCTTATGAAATTCTCAAGATAAACCCTGAGATCAAACAAGAAGCGTTTGTCGTGCTGTTCCCAGACTATTTCCGTAAACACCTCAAGATGCTTGATGCGCAGGACGAAGATACGACGATAGCCAAACTCAAAGAGATTGATGGTATTTGGTGGGACAGCTCAAAACGACTGCCAAACAAATGGGTAGTGAAAACACGTGACTATCACTTTAGCCTAGATCTGATTCCAAATGCCGTCACCAATGGTACACCTCTATCTTTGACGCCATTTGAAGAGCTTGAGCAATATGGACAGTTACAACTGGTAAAAGCTGACAAGATTCAGTCATTTGATATACTTCCGAGCACATTGACGGACAAATCGGTTTGGACTCATGAAGATTTTCAAGCGATTGGCGACATCTCTAAGTCGGTTGATGATAAACATGAAAACAATCGAAATGACGCACTCACTCTAAAGTTGAACTAAGACATGACTGAGATCCAAAAAAACACAGGTTTAAAACGCGTAATCTACGCAGCCCGATATTCTTGGTATGGTTTGATTGCAGCATGGAAGAATGAGGCGGCGTTTCGACAAGAATGCGTGGCGTTGCTCCTCGCTGTCATTGTCGCTTTCTCTTTGGACGTTTCATTGTTTGCAAAAGCCGCTCTCGTTGGCAGCGTCATCTTTGTGATGATCGTGGAGTTGATGAACTCAGCGGTGGAAGCTGTGGTCGATCGCGTCGGCCTGGAAAGGCACGAGCTCTCTGGAAGAGCCAAAGATCTCGGCTCCGCAGCCGTATTCCTTGCCATCGGCTTAGCACTCATCGTTTGGATCTCGATTCTCTGGATGCACTTTAGCTAGCACCGACAAGTTAAACGGAAAGGCTTAATCTCTATTTGAGGTTAAGCCTTTTTTGTATCCAGTATCTTAAGTAGCTCTGTTACATAGCAGCGACACCTAGAAGCTGCTCCTCGA
This window of the Vibrio maritimus genome carries:
- a CDS encoding diguanylate cyclase domain-containing protein, coding for MKSFPIKTLRHKIIAIMLVVTGMLAIVNINIQAYVDYQQELVDIENNATRHVRSLSHPISEALWDLDLRQLEQLIVSISEDKYIRDIRLDGIDGTQISSSDDSFQSNDHHSYELRYNGRFLGILSYHIDDALIQQEVLSRLWLGLALNTLEALVIILVVIIIIYVLVTKPLKELYTLSKTINPKTTRKLELPESLTQSDDELSYVAKALQQLNSTSRRAIAAQRRTERQLLHHQNQLEQSIQLQTKAYKTQSQLHRILADMSLNILTCNEESMATVMYRAFEPIGSLLNIDRLSVLAVEDNVAKYRYSWRSDGSDNPYGQGFNIDSMTFLQRRLRSLEPILINDTETLRRDAENEYQMLSELSIQSVAIFPLIDGKSIFGLLVASNTKEPSPWSDTQKTILSRLSTTVSELHIRMRNQKEMTALQDELIEANQRLHIAAETDELTGLPNRRPFMNELEHHANSLYVSTITTMMIDVDHFKQYNDLYGHVQGDFALRYVANALKHILAPCGHMVARIGGEEFCALLINVSHQEALVLAERMRLEVSDLKIPHTGNEPFGVLSVSIGVSHQVVDEQIATQWLLENADAALYRAKEKGRNQVQSEPSENKQ
- a CDS encoding diacylglycerol kinase encodes the protein MTEIQKNTGLKRVIYAARYSWYGLIAAWKNEAAFRQECVALLLAVIVAFSLDVSLFAKAALVGSVIFVMIVELMNSAVEAVVDRVGLERHELSGRAKDLGSAAVFLAIGLALIVWISILWMHFS
- a CDS encoding ABC transporter substrate-binding protein — protein: MKLFWVLVTCCFLGNITFASTEGEESRSANIQVLFVNPGFSDESFWGDVDKYAIAAAQSLDIQLEIIHGQRDRILTQQKLAERMKKAPEPDFVILVNEKGSGQNLLEPIAPRASQVTFALNDLTASEKRIIYANPKYAHRLLPGVFPNNYNIGYLSAQSLFSSGGSVPGDFVLISGDKNTPASINREAGATSFIMQEERVSLSQRVYGDWQESIAYEQAKVLLNRHKDIRYLWTANDHMAFGAIRALEDVGLTAGKDVFIGTINTSAEVLNALAQKQIASLSGGHFTAVGLALVKIYHYAKGEPWPQRTKYNLFQPIMYPSDLFDIMKQKDWSSIDFKRIDIRANPINPFSPQLGEAQ
- a CDS encoding DUF4056 domain-containing protein, whose protein sequence is MKKLLLLLSLSLTAAAPTFAETETVPVGIRPCCAFGTGLKAELGSVPVPFYSIKNVLNTEDVNAHVFNDGSASVVGSLFGTSDEVNGLIFTNKGGFIDTAHVRDTADFAFYLYRSLKQREENSYEVNLTPELRERRIVFENLDQLNSDNHDEAKLAALMAFRLAQWHEIAQWFGLVSVGGFKEYPSAFSPEDLYSNMLGALIAYEILKINPEIKQEAFVVLFPDYFRKHLKMLDAQDEDTTIAKLKEIDGIWWDSSKRLPNKWVVKTRDYHFSLDLIPNAVTNGTPLSLTPFEELEQYGQLQLVKADKIQSFDILPSTLTDKSVWTHEDFQAIGDISKSVDDKHENNRNDALTLKLN
- the mnmC gene encoding bifunctional tRNA (5-methylaminomethyl-2-thiouridine)(34)-methyltransferase MnmD/FAD-dependent 5-carboxymethylaminomethyl-2-thiouridine(34) oxidoreductase MnmC; this encodes MTSITHAQLDWNESGTPVSDQFDDVYFSNVNGLEETRYVFLKQNRLPERWNELDQRRFVIAETGFGTGLNFLAVWQWFEQFREQNPDASLKELHFISFEKYPLSKQDLVKAHQSWPELANYAEQLQAHYPIAVPECHRIVLADGAITLDLWFGDIKDCMPLVPTPSEGVVDCWFLDGFAPSKNPEMWNQELFNNMVKLAKQDCTCATFTAAGFVRRGLIEAGFDMKKAKGFGTKRDMIVGHIANKAPFSNYDALYYRDANSNPKLVAIVGGGIASATLVASLAQRGIKTTLYCKDNEPAQGASGNRQGAVYPLLNGEHQGVSRVFAPAFLYARQFAEQAATRFDFDHDWCGVTQLMWDEKSEKKLERMLSSNFPTELIQRLDAAQTTAAIGVESPHASVNYPLGGWLCPAELTKGLIEHYMTSGMLSVHFNSEVASLTQIEEDKWQILLSNSSEPQTQHFDAVIIANGHEFTQIEQTKPLHLTAVKGQVSHIPTTSVLQKIQSVLCYDGYMTPHNPKTMTHCIGASYDRKNIDTDFDDIAQQENGDKLRACIPSVDWVNDVDTSDNKARQGIRTVSRDHLPFMGPVTDFASLDKSYSDALSKPEKLPNYTGLYCLLGLGSRGLSSAPLLAETLASQICGDPLPLPVDVLSELHPSRAWIKRMNKSKPLSDS